One region of Etheostoma cragini isolate CJK2018 chromosome 16, CSU_Ecrag_1.0, whole genome shotgun sequence genomic DNA includes:
- the ch25hl2 gene encoding cholesterol 25-hydroxylase-like protein 2, whose translation MTTGRLGGTLSCVSDEDMTGGQARGLVLQPVWDYLHQNHYDLLRSPLCPVVLSVTTYFLVVGHYTLLDLLAPTWPCINRYRLHPHRAVTWPHIWNTLGVTMNNHLLYIFPAAVAQWLWRPPSPLPCEAPTLRSFFLGILGCTLVFDFQYYLWHLLHHRIPWLYRTVHAVHHQYNQPFSLVTQYLSGCELFNLGFWATVDPILLRCHCLTTWGFMVFNIYISTEDHCGYDFPWAIHNLVPFGLWGGPPKHDAHHQRPNTNFAPFFSHWDWLGGTHDVPTLLCHAAAEEPGEIKGTKED comes from the coding sequence ATGACCACAGGCAGGTTAGGTGGCACTTTATCCTGTGTGTCGGATGAGGACATGACCGGGGGCCAGGCCCGGGGCTTGGTCCTGCAGCCCGTCTGGGACTACCTCCACCAGAACCACTATGACCTCCTGAGAAGCCCTCTGTGCCCCGTGGTACTCTCCGTCACCACCTACTTCTTGGTGGTTGGTCATTACACGCTTCTTGACCTGCTGGCTCCCACCTGGCCCTGCATTAACCGCTACAGGCTCCATCCTCACAGAGCCGTCACCTGGCCCCACATCTGGAATACGCTGGGAGTCACCATGAACAACCATCTGCTTTACATCTTTCCCGCTGCAGTGGCACAGTGGCTGTGGAGGCCGCCCAGCCCGTTGCCCTGTGAGGCACCCACTCTCCGGAGCTTCTTCCTGGGCATCCTGGGCTGCACGCTGGTCTTTGACTTCCAGTATTACCTGTGGCACCTGCTGCACCACAGGATACCGTGGCTGTACCGCACAGTCCATGCCGTGCACCACCAGTACAACCAGCCCTTCAGCCTCGTCACCCAGTACCTGTCTGGATGTGAGTTATTCAACTTGGGATTTTGGGCTACAGTAGACCCCATCCTGCTCCGGTGCCATTGCCTCACAACATGGGGCTTCATGGTCTTCAACATCTACATTTCCACCGAGGACCACTGCGGCTACGACTTTCCGTGGGCCATACACAACCTGGTGCCCTTTGGCCTATGGGGTGGTCCGCCCAAGCATGATGCTCACCACCAGCGGCCTAACACTAACTTTGCCCCATTCTTCTCTCACTGGGACTGGCTCGGGGGCACCCACGACGTGCCAACTCTCCTGTGCCACGCTGCTGCGGAGGAGCCAGGCGAGATTAAAGGGACAAAAGAGGACTAA
- the f2rl1.2 gene encoding coagulation factor II (thrombin) receptor-like 1, tandem duplicate 2 — MDLTRLLSLLIFIFCCFSASHANATGKGRGFVAYKDPLNSDQYVVDQATSDTLKSSLTTVFLPIVYIIVFALGLPANGMAIWVFLFRTKKKHPSSIYMANLALADLLYVIWIPFKISYHLNGNNWIYGEPLCKVLMGFFYGNMYSSVLFIACLSVQRYWVVAHPLSQQRKNNKVAVGVCVAIWSFIWLTTTPLYLYDHTVKLKDPNVTTCHDVNIIKDPLNPFPSVQLPYFYFIVMGLVVFLVPCVVIIVAYVLLLRALGNGLENSTAGKNRRKAVLLIVIVLVTFLVCFIPSNIMLVMHYSLLKDGVIDNGYGFYISTLCLASLNSCLDPFIYYFVSEDFRNHVKNTLLCRSSRTVERMRVSFSSMKYSRKSKTYTSSSGNTQSSSC; from the exons ATGGATTTAACTCGGTTATTGTCGctgctcatttttattttctgctgcttttctgCTTCTCATGCTAACGCTACAG GTAAAGGACGGGGATTCGTTGCGTATAAGGACCCTCTAAACTCAGACCAGTATGTTGTGGACCAGGCAACATCTGACACACTGAAGAGCAGTCTCACCACAGTCTTCCTCCCGATCGTCTACATCATCGTGTTTGCATTGGGACTTCCTGCCAACGGCATGGCCATCTGGGTGTTCCTCTTCCGAACCAAGAAGAAGCACCCGTCGTCCATCTACATGGCCAACCTAGCTCTGGCTGATCTGCTTTATGTCATTTGGATACCTTTTAAAATATCCTACCATTTAAATGGCAACAACTGGATCTACGGAGAGCCGCTGTGCAAAGTCCTTATGGGCTTCTTCTATGGAAACATGTATAGCTCCGTTCTTTTCATTGCCTGCCTGAGTGTGCAGAGGTACTGGGTGGTGGCTCACCCTCTGTCCCAacagagaaagaacaacaaagtGGCTGTGGGTGTCTGCGTGGCCATCTGGTCTTTCATCTGGCTCACCACCACGCCTCTGTACTTGTATGACCACACCGTCAAACTCAAAGACCCCAACGTCACAACCTGCCACGATGTCAACATCATAAAGGACCCACTGAATCCATTCCCTTCTGTGCAGCTCCCGTACTTCTACTTCATCGTCATGGGTCTGGTGGTGTTCCTCGTGCCCTGCGTAGTGATCATTGTGGCCTACGTTCTGTTACTCAGGGCTCTGGGGAACGGCTTGGAGAACAGCACTGCCGGAAAGAACCGCCGGAAAGCCGTGCTGCTGATTGTGATCGTTCTGGTGACTTTTCTAGTGTGCTTCATCCCCAGTAACATCATGCTGGTGATGCACTACTCTCTACTAAAAGATGGAGTGATAGATAATGGTTACGGCTTTTACATCTCCACATTATGCCTGGCCAGCCTCAACAGCTGCCTGGACCCGTTTATCTACTACTTTGTGTCGGAGGACTTCAGGAACCACGTAAAGAACACGCTGCTGTGCAGGAGCAGCAGGACTGTAGAGAGGATGAGGGTTTCATTCAGCTCCATGAAATACTCCAGGAAGAGCAAGACGTACACGTCGAGTAGTGGCAACACGCAGAGCAGCTCCTGTTAG
- the f2rl1.1 gene encoding coagulation factor II (thrombin) receptor-like 1, tandem duplicate 1 isoform X2, whose translation MVPQTRWLHLLLLWCCARSCHCLPIETRGWTGQETDEGVWVNSQVSQVLSSHLTTVFIPIIYIIVFAVGLPTNAMAIWVFLFRTKKRHPSSIYMANLALADLLFVIWIPLKIAYHFNGNNWIYGEGLCKVLVGFFYGNMYCSIAFIACISVQRYWAVVHPLSHQQKDNRVAVAVSVMVWVVVWLLTVPLYLYEQEVLVPNLKIHTCHDVTRPSQKEMAAGYFLTMGIVGFVVPSVVCIISYILMLKSLKNSMADPSIAKRRRKAVVLIITVLVMFLVCFTPSNIMLLVHSALLLVGTDNNLYGFYITTLCLASLNSCFDPFVYYFISEDFRDHVKNTFLCRSERTVERMRVSFSALKISKKSNTYTSDSGNTRSTEC comes from the exons ATGGTCCCGCAGACGCGATGGCTTCACCTGCTCCTCCTGTGGTGCTGCGCGCGGAGCTGCCACTGCCTGCCCATAG AGACCAGAGGTTGGACTGGCCAAGAGACAGACGAAGGAGTTTGGGTCAACTCCCAAGTCAGTCAAGTGCTGAGCAGCCATCTAACAACCGTCTTCATCCCCATCATCTACATCATCGTGTTTGCTGTGGGACTGCCCACCAACGCCATGGCCATCTGGGTGTTCCTCTTCAGGACCAAGAAAAGACACCCGTCTTCCATCTACATGGCCAACCTGGCTCTGGCTGACCTGCTGTTTGTCATCTGGATCCCCTTAAAGATAGCGTACCACTTCAACGGCAACAACTGGATCTACGGGGAGGGCTTATGCAAAGTGCTGGTGGGGTTTTTCTACGGCAACATGTACTGCTCCATCGCCTTCATCGCCTGTATAAGTGTTCAGCGTTACTGGGCCGTGGTCCATCCGTTGTCCCATCAGCAGAAAGACAACCGCGTAGCTGTCGCCGTCTCCGTCATGGTCTGGGTGGTGGTCTGGCTCCTCACCGTCCCGCTCTACTTGTATGAACAAGAGGTCCTTGTCCCGAACCTCAAAATCCACACCTGCCACGACGTCACCAGGCCCAGTCAGAAGGAAATGGCTGCGGGCTACTTCCTGACAATGGGAATTGTGGGATTTGTTGTGCCAAGCGTCGTGTGCATCATATCCTATATCCTCATGCTCAAGTCTCTCAAGAACAGCATGGCGGACCCCTCCATTGCCAAGAGGCGACGAAAAGCAGTGGTCTTGATCATCACCGTGCTGGTGATGTTTTTGGTGTGCTTCACCCCCAGTAATATCATGCTGCTGGTGCACTCCGCCCTCCTGTTGGTTGGGACTGACAACAACCTGTACGGATTTTATATCACCACACTGTGTTTGGCGAGTCTCAACAGCTGCTTCGACCCCTTTGTTTACTATTTCATCTCCGAGGACTTCAGGGATCATGTGAAGAACACGTTCCTGTGCCGGAGTGAGAGGACAGTGGAGAGGATGAGGGTCTCCTTCAGCG CTCTAAAGATCTCCAAGAAGAGCAACACGTATACGTCTGATTCAGGGAACACTCGGAGCACTGAGTGCTAG
- the f2rl1.1 gene encoding coagulation factor II (thrombin) receptor-like 1, tandem duplicate 1 isoform X1, protein MVPQTRWLHLLLLWCCARSCHCLPIETRGWTGQETDEGVWVNSQVSQVLSSHLTTVFIPIIYIIVFAVGLPTNAMAIWVFLFRTKKRHPSSIYMANLALADLLFVIWIPLKIAYHFNGNNWIYGEGLCKVLVGFFYGNMYCSIAFIACISVQRYWAVVHPLSHQQKDNRVAVAVSVMVWVVVWLLTVPLYLYEQEVLVPNLKIHTCHDVTRPSQKEMAAGYFLTMGIVGFVVPSVVCIISYILMLKSLKNSMADPSIAKRRRKAVVLIITVLVMFLVCFTPSNIMLLVHSALLLVGTDNNLYGFYITTLCLASLNSCFDPFVYYFISEDFRDHVKNTFLCRSERTVERMRVSFSALKISKKSNTYTSDSGNTRSTEC, encoded by the exons ATGGTCCCGCAGACGCGATGGCTTCACCTGCTCCTCCTGTGGTGCTGCGCGCGGAGCTGCCACTGCCTGCCCATAG AGACCAGAGGTTGGACTGGCCAAGAGACAGACGAAGGAGTTTGGGTCAACTCCCAAGTCAGTCAAGTGCTGAGCAGCCATCTAACAACCGTCTTCATCCCCATCATCTACATCATCGTGTTTGCTGTGGGACTGCCCACCAACGCCATGGCCATCTGGGTGTTCCTCTTCAGGACCAAGAAAAGACACCCGTCTTCCATCTACATGGCCAACCTGGCTCTGGCTGACCTGCTGTTTGTCATCTGGATCCCCTTAAAGATAGCGTACCACTTCAACGGCAACAACTGGATCTACGGGGAGGGCTTATGCAAAGTGCTGGTGGGGTTTTTCTACGGCAACATGTACTGCTCCATCGCCTTCATCGCCTGTATAAGTGTTCAGCGTTACTGGGCCGTGGTCCATCCGTTGTCCCATCAGCAGAAAGACAACCGCGTAGCTGTCGCCGTCTCCGTCATGGTCTGGGTGGTGGTCTGGCTCCTCACCGTCCCGCTCTACTTGTATGAACAAGAGGTCCTTGTCCCGAACCTCAAAATCCACACCTGCCACGACGTCACCAGGCCCAGTCAGAAGGAAATGGCTGCGGGCTACTTCCTGACAATGGGAATTGTGGGATTTGTTGTGCCAAGCGTCGTGTGCATCATATCCTATATCCTCATGCTCAAGTCTCTCAAGAACAGCATGGCGGACCCCTCCATTGCCAAGAGGCGACGAAAAGCAGTGGTCTTGATCATCACCGTGCTGGTGATGTTTTTGGTGTGCTTCACCCCCAGTAATATCATGCTGCTGGTGCACTCCGCCCTCCTGTTGGTTGGGACTGACAACAACCTGTACGGATTTTATATCACCACACTGTGTTTGGCGAGTCTCAACAGCTGCTTCGACCCCTTTGTTTACTATTTCATCTCCGAGGACTTCAGGGATCATGTGAAGAACACGTTCCTGTGCCGGAGTGAGAGGACAGTGGAGAGGATGAGGGTCTCCTTCAGCGCTCTAAAGATCTCCAAGAAGAGCAACACGTATACGTCTGATTCAGGGAACACTCGGAGCACTGAGTGCTAG